The following are encoded together in the Pygocentrus nattereri isolate fPygNat1 chromosome 3, fPygNat1.pri, whole genome shotgun sequence genome:
- the zgc:92591 gene encoding late histone H2B.L4, which yields MTNDGTKKKGKAPRDKKSSKRKGKRRETYAVYIYKVLKQVHPDTGISSRAMSIMNSFVNDVFDRIATEASRLTQYNKRSTITSREVQTAVRLLLPGELAKHAVSEGTKAVTKYTSSK from the exons ATGACGAACGATGGGacgaaaaagaaaggaaaggcaCCAAGAGACAAAAAATCGTCTAAAAGAAAAGGCAAGAGGAGGGAAACATACGCTGTGTACATTTATAAAGTGCTGAAGCAG GTCCACCCTGACACTGGCATCTCCAGTCGGGCTATGAGCATCATGAACTCCTTCGTAAATGACGTGTTCGACCGCATTGCCACCGAGGCCTCAAGACTGACTCAGTACAACAAGCGCTCGACCATCACCAGCCGTGAGGTCCAGACTGCCGTCAGGCTGCTGCTTCCCGGGGAGCTGGCCAAGCACGCTGTGTCTGAGGGGACCAAGGCTGTCACCAAGTACACCAGCTCCAAGTGA